In the Chromatiaceae bacterium genome, one interval contains:
- a CDS encoding fructose-bisphosphate aldolase class II codes for MALISLRQMLDHAAENGYGVPAFNVNNLEQMRAIMEAADETDSPVIVQASAGARKYAGAPFLRHLILAAIEEFPHIPVCMHQDHGTSPAVCQRSIQLGFSSVMMDGSLGEDGKTPTSYEYNVDVTRRTVEMAHACGVSVEGELGCLGSLETGMAGEEDGIGAEGKLDHSQLLTDPEEAADFVKKTGVDALAIAIGTSHGAYKFTRPPTGDILAIERIKEIHARIPNTHLVMHGSSSVPQDWLAIINEYGGNMGETYGVPVEEIVEGIKHGVRKVNIDTDLRMASTGAVRKFLAENTKEFDPRKFLTAATKAMKDICRARYEAFGTAGNASKIKVLSLDAMTGRYMSGELDPKVN; via the coding sequence ATGGCACTGATTTCCCTGCGTCAAATGCTGGATCACGCCGCCGAAAATGGCTACGGCGTACCCGCTTTCAACGTCAACAACCTCGAACAGATGCGCGCGATCATGGAGGCCGCCGACGAAACCGATTCGCCGGTCATCGTCCAGGCTTCTGCCGGCGCGCGTAAATATGCCGGTGCGCCTTTCCTGCGGCACCTGATTCTCGCGGCAATCGAAGAGTTCCCGCATATTCCGGTATGCATGCATCAGGATCACGGCACCTCGCCGGCGGTATGTCAGCGCTCGATTCAGCTGGGCTTCAGCTCGGTGATGATGGATGGGTCGCTGGGTGAAGACGGCAAGACACCGACCAGCTACGAGTACAACGTCGATGTCACCCGTCGTACCGTGGAGATGGCGCATGCCTGTGGCGTGTCCGTCGAAGGCGAACTGGGTTGCCTGGGCTCGCTGGAAACCGGCATGGCGGGCGAAGAAGACGGTATCGGTGCTGAAGGCAAGCTGGATCACAGCCAGCTGTTGACCGATCCGGAGGAGGCCGCGGACTTCGTCAAGAAGACCGGCGTGGATGCGTTGGCCATCGCGATCGGAACTTCGCACGGTGCCTACAAGTTCACCCGTCCACCGACTGGAGACATCCTCGCGATCGAGCGTATCAAGGAGATCCACGCGCGCATCCCGAATACGCACCTCGTGATGCATGGTTCGTCGTCTGTCCCGCAGGACTGGCTGGCGATCATCAACGAGTACGGCGGAAACATGGGCGAAACCTATGGGGTGCCCGTCGAAGAGATCGTGGAAGGCATCAAGCACGGCGTGCGCAAGGTCAACATCGACACCGACCTGCGTATGGCTTCGACCGGCGCGGTTCGCAAATTCCTCGCCGAGAACACCAAGGAATTCGATCCGCGTAAGTTCCTGACGGCCGCGACCAAGGCGATGAAGGACATCTGCCGGGCGCGCTACGAGGCGTTCGGCACTGCCGGGAATGCCTCCAAGATCAAGGTTCTCAGCCTGGACGCGATGACCGGTCGTTACATGTCAGGCGAGCTCGACCCGAAGGTCAACTGA